The following proteins come from a genomic window of Miscanthus floridulus cultivar M001 chromosome 2, ASM1932011v1, whole genome shotgun sequence:
- the LOC136538968 gene encoding cyclin-dependent kinase inhibitor 4-like, whose protein sequence is MGKYMRKVKVSGEVAIMDVSSAPLGVRTRARALALQRLQKQQAQGEEGAGGQYLELRSRRLEKLPPPAAPMRRKTAAAAKEEVEAPYGENMLELEPMERNTREMTPCSLINSEMMGTPMTPGSTTRSSHSSHRRVKAPPVQAVPSSREMNEYFAAEQRRQQQAFIDKYNFDPVNDCPLPGRFEWVKLD, encoded by the exons ATGGGCAAGTACATGCGCAAGGTCAAGGTTTCCGGCGAGGTAGCCATCATGGATGTGTCCTCCGCTCCGCTCGGAGTCCGCACCCGCGCGCGCGCCCTCGCGCTGCAGCGCCTGCAGAAGCAGCAGGCGCAGGGGGAGGAGGGAGCCGGCGGCCAGTACCTGGAGCTAAGGAGCCGGAGGCTCGAGAagctgccgccgccggcggcgcccATGAGGAGGAAGACGGCGGCCGCTGctaaggaggaggtggaggcgccgTACGGGGAGAACATGCTCGAGTTGGAGCCCATGGAGAG GAATACCAGGGAGATGACGCCCTGCAGCTTGATTAACTCTGAGATGATGGGCACTCCCATGACTCCCGGATCCACAACAAGATCCAGTCACTCTTCCCACCGCAGGGTGAAAGCTCCTCCAGTGCAGGCCGTCCCAAGTTCAAGGGAGATGAATGAGTACTTCGCTGCTGAACAGCGACGCCAACAACAGGCTTTCATTGACAA GTACAACTTTGATCCTGTAAATGACTGCCCTCTCCCAGGCAGGTTCGAATGGGTGAAGCTAGACTGA
- the LOC136538970 gene encoding uncharacterized protein gives MEDMKKLDPATHAWLEQMAPNTWVKAYFSTFPKCDLLLNNTCEVFNKYILEARELPILSMIQRIMGQLMTRFYNKQKELSEKWPGPVCPKIRKKLLKNSEFANMCFVQPAGVCIFQVQSRGFDYIVDIGNKTCDCRRWDLTGIPCNHAIACLRHERIPAEDMLPSCYSTETYSNVYAFNIMPCRDKTMWEKMNGPPVQPPVYEKKVGRPAKSRRKQPTEVQGRARPKLSKHGVIITCSWCKGENHKCWLCP, from the coding sequence ATGGAAGATATGAAGAAATTAGATCCTGCTACACATGCTTGGTTGGAACAGATGGCACCAAATACCTGGGTGAAAGCTTATTTCAGTACCTTCCCCAAGTGTGACTTGTTACTGAACAATACATGTGAAGTTTTCAACAAGTACATTTTGGAAGCCAGGGAACTTCCTATTCTGAGTATGATTCAGAGAATTATGGGACAGCTGATGACCAGATTCTATAACAAGCAAAAGGAGCTTAGTGAGAAGTGGCCAGGACCAGTGTGCCCCAAGATCAGAAagaaattgttgaagaactcagAGTTTGCTAACATGTGCTTTGTGCAGCCAGCTGGTGTATGTATTTTCCAAGTGCAATCAAGGGGATTTGACTATATTGTTGACATTGGCAACAAGACTTGTGACTGTAGAAGATGGGACTTAACTGGCATCCCATgcaatcatgccatagcttgtcttAGACATGAGAGAATTCCAGCTGAAGATATGCTTCCTTCTTGTTACTCTACAGAAACCTATAGCAATGTTTATGCCTTCAACATAATGCCCTGTAGAGATAAAACTATGTGGGAGAAGATGAATGGACCTCCAGTGCAGCCACCTGTATATGAAAAGAAGGTTGGAAGGCCAGCAAAATCCAGGAGGAAGCAACCTACTGAAGTGCAAGGAAGGGCTAGGCCAAAGCTGTCAAAGCATGGGGTAATTATTACTTGTAGTTGGTGCAAAGGTGAGAACCACAAGTGCTGGTTGTGCCCTTAA